A genomic segment from Nitratiruptor sp. YY08-10 encodes:
- a CDS encoding DMT family transporter, producing MLIASVLFAGMGVFAKLLSQNLPSLEVVFFRNVFGVLLVGASLLHTPMTHEGGRPWLLFFRGFIGFLALLMFFYDIAHIPLGEAMTYSKTSPIWTAIFAFIFLHEALSPRQWAAVFLGFFGIVFITDPFRTPFDKYDLLGILSGMGAALAYTSVRELKRYYDTRAIVLSFMGVGTIGPVVLMLLAPYIESQELDFMFASFVMPKGVLWIQIVAMGVLATFAQIFMTKAYGVTKAGIVGAVSYSNIAFSILFGLLFLGDPIPEFVKILGIILIVISGILVARK from the coding sequence ATGCTCATCGCCTCTGTGTTGTTTGCGGGGATGGGGGTCTTTGCAAAGCTTCTGAGCCAAAATCTTCCAAGCCTTGAAGTGGTGTTTTTCAGGAACGTTTTTGGAGTATTGTTGGTCGGTGCTTCGCTGCTTCATACACCGATGACGCATGAAGGTGGGAGGCCATGGCTGCTTTTTTTTCGTGGATTTATCGGTTTTTTGGCGCTTTTGATGTTTTTTTACGATATTGCCCATATTCCTTTGGGTGAAGCGATGACCTATTCAAAAACTTCTCCTATCTGGACAGCTATCTTTGCGTTTATCTTTTTGCATGAAGCATTGAGCCCACGTCAGTGGGCAGCGGTTTTTTTAGGTTTTTTTGGCATTGTTTTCATTACCGATCCTTTTCGTACCCCCTTTGATAAATATGATCTTTTAGGAATTTTGAGTGGCATGGGTGCGGCTTTGGCGTATACGAGTGTGCGTGAACTCAAACGCTACTATGACACACGGGCTATCGTTCTTTCCTTTATGGGAGTTGGGACGATAGGTCCCGTGGTACTGATGCTGTTAGCTCCATATATTGAGAGTCAAGAACTCGATTTTATGTTTGCTTCATTTGTGATGCCAAAAGGAGTGCTTTGGATCCAGATCGTTGCAATGGGAGTTTTGGCAACGTTTGCACAAATTTTCATGACCAAAGCTTATGGTGTGACAAAAGCCGGTATTGTTGGGGCGGTGAGTTATAGCAACATCGCTTTTTCTATCCTGTTTGGCCTGTTGTTTTTAGGGGATCCGATCCCAGAGTTTGTCAAGATTTTGGGTATAATCTTGATAGTTATCAGTGGAATACTTGTAGCAAGGAAATAG
- a CDS encoding DUF3108 domain-containing protein yields MNKKKKAYEDNFRHRCSFKSFVTILSKKAGDMRYFYTVLFCTVILFAKTIDAEYKVTFGLFGTVGKVYAHYESNATNYKILIKAKAVGMAKLFSHKRVEEYGSEGTIVQNGLLRPKIFYRIRQTTKRRDYKKYTFDYKNKKIVLYTDKNKYGKFHVKHKELLPYFTDNDVLTLYFNLQKYLKPNQLHYKFQAVGGSEQEGKIDVDILQGKSKRKIEKLLKVDGLYLAVKLYQKIFASKEGLLYIVLNKDGIAKRGLLKDVIFFGDVKGILVKKEVRE; encoded by the coding sequence ATGAACAAAAAAAAGAAGGCATATGAAGATAATTTTCGGCATCGCTGCTCTTTCAAAAGTTTTGTTACAATTTTATCAAAAAAAGCTGGGGATATGCGTTATTTTTATACCGTTCTTTTTTGCACTGTCATACTCTTTGCAAAAACAATCGATGCCGAATATAAAGTGACTTTTGGTCTGTTTGGAACTGTGGGAAAAGTGTATGCCCATTATGAAAGCAATGCCACTAATTATAAGATTTTGATCAAAGCCAAAGCTGTCGGTATGGCCAAGCTCTTTTCTCACAAAAGAGTGGAAGAGTATGGAAGTGAAGGAACTATTGTGCAAAATGGACTTCTTCGACCAAAAATCTTTTATCGCATCAGACAGACAACAAAAAGAAGAGACTATAAGAAATATACATTTGATTACAAAAACAAGAAAATCGTTCTTTATACCGATAAAAACAAGTACGGCAAATTTCATGTTAAACATAAAGAATTACTGCCTTATTTTACGGACAATGATGTGCTGACACTCTATTTCAATCTGCAAAAATATCTCAAGCCAAATCAACTCCATTACAAATTTCAAGCGGTAGGGGGTTCAGAACAGGAAGGGAAAATCGACGTCGATATCTTGCAGGGCAAATCAAAAAGAAAAATAGAAAAGCTTTTAAAGGTTGACGGGCTCTATCTTGCGGTGAAACTCTATCAAAAAATATTCGCGAGTAAAGAGGGGCTTTTGTATATCGTTTTGAACAAAGATGGCATCGCAAAACGAGGACTTTTGAAAGATGTGATCTTTTTTGGAGATGTAAAAGGTATTTTAGTCAAAAAGGAGGTGCGTGAGTAG
- a CDS encoding mechanosensitive ion channel family protein: MPKIIFICLLFFVHLFALDINASLEQQNNPKVFETLLKDLNQSSPDYKLQQTLIKKIIDTLQSKPTLVHEKDFSIKNDTQFIATYQKINDLLAKAYEKKDAIKHLKDQLDDIEENIQKDPTNVTLKLEKIYYKKLLLAHQAFIDAVFKHYPQWLDRLLAKLRFIDFKLPPKKAVEKIEKKIAYLEKKIKKLSIEKERWEILENSNKVSYLQKLLLAQFKKKEKLIHDWLRLEFETFFSYLKKRSSKALHISQTIKSYVQKHSSNPYIPVSLDTSMLYMLNKQIGNWKIQFAQIKKEVTLFATTNTFLGMPLYKFAEGLGIFLLFLLLRKVFTFFVLKIIHKIAKLTTTTFDDKLLEIIEGPLKFAFIILGLYFAFLVMDIENEVFDKTLKSLIIFEIFWIFYNMVHVLDETIYKFAKRFGRELYREIGAFFIKTLKIFILAIGLVSILQVWNINVSAFLASLGLGGLAFALAAKDTAANLFGGLSILADRALKIDDWIKVGDVEGTVEDIGLRTTKVRTFEKSLVTVPNQMIANNPIENFSRRNIRRIKMRIGLVYSTTHEQMHNILTDIRNMLKSHPGIAKKATLLVNFDEFEDSSLSIFIYCFTNTADWAKYLEIKEDINLKIMEIVQRNGSDFAFPSESIYIEKIAEKE, from the coding sequence ATGCCGAAAATTATCTTCATATGCCTTCTTTTTTTTGTTCATCTTTTTGCTTTGGACATCAATGCTTCTTTGGAACAGCAAAACAATCCAAAAGTTTTTGAAACTCTTTTGAAAGATCTCAATCAATCATCACCAGATTACAAACTGCAGCAAACTCTTATCAAAAAAATCATCGATACACTCCAATCCAAACCGACTCTGGTCCATGAAAAAGATTTTTCCATAAAAAACGATACACAATTTATCGCTACCTATCAAAAGATTAACGATCTTTTAGCAAAAGCATATGAAAAAAAGGATGCAATAAAGCATCTTAAGGACCAACTTGACGATATTGAAGAAAACATACAAAAAGATCCTACAAATGTCACGTTAAAACTGGAAAAGATCTATTACAAAAAACTGCTCTTGGCCCATCAAGCTTTTATCGACGCCGTTTTCAAGCACTATCCCCAGTGGCTCGACAGACTTCTTGCAAAACTGCGATTCATCGATTTCAAGCTTCCACCTAAAAAAGCGGTAGAAAAAATCGAAAAAAAGATCGCATATTTAGAAAAAAAGATCAAAAAGCTCTCCATTGAAAAAGAGCGCTGGGAAATCTTGGAAAACAGCAACAAAGTATCGTATCTCCAAAAACTTCTTTTGGCGCAATTCAAAAAGAAAGAGAAACTCATTCACGATTGGCTCAGATTAGAGTTTGAAACGTTTTTTTCCTATTTGAAAAAGCGCTCTTCAAAAGCACTGCACATATCACAAACGATCAAAAGCTATGTCCAAAAACACTCTTCCAATCCCTATATACCGGTTTCCCTTGATACATCTATGCTGTATATGCTCAACAAACAGATAGGCAACTGGAAAATACAGTTCGCTCAGATCAAAAAGGAGGTCACTCTCTTTGCTACTACCAACACATTTTTAGGTATGCCTCTGTATAAATTTGCCGAAGGCTTGGGAATTTTCCTGCTTTTTTTGCTTCTTAGAAAAGTCTTTACCTTTTTTGTTCTCAAAATTATCCACAAAATCGCCAAACTCACTACAACAACCTTCGATGACAAACTCTTGGAAATTATTGAAGGACCACTCAAGTTTGCTTTCATCATTCTTGGTTTGTACTTTGCCTTCTTGGTTATGGATATAGAAAATGAAGTTTTCGATAAGACACTTAAATCTTTAATCATTTTTGAAATTTTTTGGATTTTTTACAATATGGTACATGTCCTGGATGAAACAATCTATAAATTCGCCAAGCGGTTCGGAAGAGAACTCTATCGTGAAATCGGCGCATTTTTTATAAAAACATTGAAAATTTTCATCCTTGCCATTGGCTTGGTCTCCATTTTACAGGTTTGGAATATCAACGTCAGTGCATTCTTGGCTTCACTCGGACTTGGTGGTTTGGCATTTGCACTAGCAGCCAAAGATACGGCAGCCAATCTCTTTGGAGGCCTTAGCATCTTGGCCGATCGAGCTTTAAAAATCGATGATTGGATCAAAGTAGGCGACGTGGAAGGAACGGTAGAAGATATTGGCCTGCGCACCACAAAAGTAAGAACCTTTGAAAAATCCCTGGTAACCGTTCCAAACCAGATGATTGCCAACAACCCGATAGAAAACTTTTCAAGGCGCAATATCAGACGCATCAAAATGCGAATAGGCCTTGTCTACTCTACAACACACGAGCAGATGCATAATATTTTAACAGATATTCGAAATATGCTAAAATCCCATCCAGGAATTGCAAAAAAAGCTACTTTGCTTGTCAATTTTGACGAATTTGAAGATAGCAGTCTGAGCATCTTCATCTACTGTTTTACCAATACGGCTGATTGGGCAAAATATTTAGAAATCAAAGAAGATATCAACCTAAAAATCATGGAAATCGTTCAACGAAACGGTAGCGACTTTGCATTTCCGAGCGAATCGATATACATAGAAAAGATAGCGGAAAAAGAATGA
- the der gene encoding ribosome biogenesis GTPase Der has protein sequence MKKIAIIGKPNVGKSSLFNRILKQRDAIVSETEGTTRDVKRRIAQIGEKEAEILDTGGIEDRDELFEKVKQKSLEAAKDADIILYMVDGKKLPDEEDKQIFRSLQKLGKTIALVVNKIDNDKEEENVWNFYEFGTQEIFPISVSHNRKVKRLLEWVEKQLPKKETIELQIDEEPDFDELLAINEGEKKQEESNEINVAILGRVNVGKSSLLNALLKEERSIVSDIAGTTIDTIDESTIYNDKVITFIDTAGIRRRGKIVGIEKYALNRTQKMLERADVALLVLDASEGITEQDERIAGYIDKYKLACIIVLNKWDIAKKSYEEAVKEVRDRFKFLSYAPIITLSAKTRKRVDRLYDLIVKVYQNYSTWIPTGQLNRVIKEAQIRHQIPSYKGKPVKILYATQYDTKPPKIALIMNRPEGLHFSYKRYLANVLRENFDLEGTPIILRPRKRGEREEYEEESY, from the coding sequence ATGAAAAAAATAGCAATCATAGGAAAACCAAACGTTGGCAAAAGCAGCCTTTTTAATAGAATCCTCAAGCAGCGTGACGCCATTGTAAGCGAAACGGAAGGCACTACAAGAGACGTAAAAAGGCGTATTGCGCAAATTGGTGAAAAAGAGGCTGAAATTTTGGATACTGGGGGAATCGAAGATAGGGATGAGCTGTTTGAAAAGGTGAAGCAAAAAAGCCTTGAAGCTGCCAAAGATGCCGATATCATCCTGTACATGGTTGATGGGAAGAAACTCCCTGATGAAGAAGATAAGCAAATTTTTAGATCCTTGCAAAAACTTGGCAAAACAATTGCCCTTGTTGTCAATAAAATAGACAATGACAAAGAAGAAGAGAATGTCTGGAATTTTTACGAGTTTGGCACGCAAGAGATTTTCCCTATTTCAGTCAGTCACAATAGAAAAGTAAAAAGACTTCTTGAGTGGGTGGAAAAGCAGCTTCCTAAAAAAGAGACTATTGAGTTACAAATCGATGAAGAGCCGGATTTTGATGAGCTTTTAGCCATCAATGAGGGAGAAAAAAAGCAAGAAGAATCGAATGAAATCAATGTAGCGATTCTTGGACGCGTCAATGTTGGAAAAAGTTCTTTGCTAAATGCTTTACTCAAAGAAGAACGTTCTATCGTGAGTGATATTGCCGGTACAACCATCGATACCATCGATGAAAGTACGATTTATAACGATAAAGTGATCACTTTTATCGATACTGCAGGAATTAGAAGAAGAGGCAAGATTGTTGGCATCGAAAAGTATGCCCTGAACCGAACCCAGAAGATGCTAGAACGAGCCGATGTGGCACTTTTGGTACTGGATGCGAGTGAAGGAATAACAGAACAGGACGAAAGAATTGCAGGCTATATCGATAAATATAAACTTGCGTGCATCATCGTTCTCAATAAATGGGATATTGCAAAAAAGAGCTATGAAGAAGCTGTCAAAGAGGTTCGCGACAGATTCAAGTTTTTAAGCTATGCACCCATCATTACGCTCAGCGCCAAAACAAGGAAACGGGTAGACAGATTGTATGATTTAATTGTAAAAGTCTACCAAAACTACTCCACATGGATTCCAACAGGACAACTCAACCGAGTTATCAAAGAAGCCCAGATTCGCCATCAAATTCCATCATACAAAGGAAAACCGGTTAAGATTTTATACGCTACGCAGTATGACACAAAACCACCCAAAATCGCCCTCATTATGAATAGACCGGAGGGTCTGCATTTTAGCTACAAACGCTATTTGGCAAATGTTTTGAGAGAGAATTTCGATCTTGAAGGCACCCCGATTATCCTTCGTCCAAGAAAACGGGGTGAACGAGAAGAATATGAAGAAGAAAGCTACTAA
- the trpS gene encoding tryptophan--tRNA ligase, translated as MRIVSGMRPTGKLHLGHYLGVLKNWVKLQKKNECFFFVADWHALSTSYEDKLNLKHLSIELVRDWIAAGIDPQKSIIFIQSAIKEHAELYVLLNMITPLGWLERNPTYKDQLAQIKNKDIHTAGFLTYPVLQTADIILYDAQAVPIGEDQRPHLEIAREIVRRFHHLFECKVFTEPKELLSPTPRLPGLDGRKMSKSYNNAIFLSDTPDEVWSKLRVAKTDPQRVKRTDPGNPEVCLIYDYHKAFSDEETIKKVEEGCKTAGIGCVECKKWCAAAIEKVLEPMRERRESISDEDIAIILQKGEQKAKEEAAKKMQAVNKAIFEVRCEQNS; from the coding sequence TTGCGAATTGTCAGTGGAATGAGACCGACTGGGAAACTGCACCTCGGACACTATCTAGGTGTTTTAAAAAACTGGGTAAAATTGCAAAAGAAAAATGAATGTTTCTTTTTTGTTGCAGATTGGCATGCCCTTTCTACCAGTTATGAGGATAAATTGAATCTAAAACATTTAAGTATAGAACTGGTAAGAGACTGGATAGCAGCTGGGATCGACCCGCAAAAAAGCATTATCTTTATCCAAAGTGCAATCAAAGAACATGCTGAGCTGTATGTACTGCTCAATATGATCACACCCCTTGGATGGCTAGAGCGAAATCCAACCTACAAAGACCAACTTGCCCAGATCAAAAACAAAGATATTCATACAGCAGGATTTTTGACCTACCCAGTTCTACAAACGGCAGATATCATCCTTTATGATGCCCAGGCGGTTCCCATCGGAGAGGATCAAAGACCACATCTTGAAATCGCTAGAGAAATCGTACGACGTTTTCATCACCTTTTTGAATGTAAGGTTTTTACTGAACCAAAAGAGCTTTTAAGCCCTACTCCAAGACTCCCTGGACTTGATGGCAGAAAAATGAGCAAAAGCTACAATAACGCCATCTTTTTAAGCGATACACCAGATGAAGTATGGAGCAAACTAAGAGTTGCAAAAACTGATCCACAACGAGTCAAACGAACTGACCCAGGAAATCCTGAAGTCTGCCTCATTTACGATTATCATAAAGCCTTCAGCGATGAAGAAACGATAAAAAAAGTGGAAGAAGGGTGCAAAACTGCAGGTATTGGCTGCGTGGAGTGCAAAAAATGGTGCGCTGCAGCGATCGAAAAGGTACTAGAACCGATGCGCGAGCGAAGGGAGAGTATCAGTGATGAAGATATCGCTATAATACTTCAAAAAGGTGAGCAAAAAGCCAAAGAAGAAGCAGCAAAAAAGATGCAAGCAGTCAACAAAGCTATTTTTGAGGTACGTTGTGAACAAAATAGTTAA
- a CDS encoding nucleotidyltransferase domain-containing protein, with protein MNKIVKQIVQRLQKDTVLIILFGSYATNTQHSHSDIDLYIVTNDKQFPTTWQEKSKIYLQVAKKVSDLQKIVPIDLIVHTQPMYKKFVELQSSFSKKILNEGIVLWDKMSLRNG; from the coding sequence GTGAACAAAATAGTTAAACAAATTGTACAAAGATTACAAAAGGATACCGTACTAATCATCCTTTTTGGTTCATACGCAACCAACACTCAACATTCACATAGCGATATTGATCTTTATATCGTAACAAATGATAAACAATTTCCAACAACTTGGCAGGAAAAAAGTAAGATATATTTGCAAGTTGCCAAGAAAGTAAGCGATCTTCAAAAAATTGTTCCAATAGATCTGATTGTCCATACACAACCAATGTATAAAAAATTTGTCGAACTTCAAAGCTCTTTTAGCAAAAAAATATTGAATGAAGGCATTGTTTTATGGGACAAAATGTCGCTCAGGAATGGCTAA
- a CDS encoding HEPN domain-containing protein: MGQNVAQEWLNAAQDDILVIEEIISNPHLTHMVAFHAQQAIEKCLKAYLEAKKMEVPKIHKLETLFQRTDIPYDQETIELLDALYIEARYPGDLGLLPTGKPSLEEAKRFYQYAKNTLQTISQRIHS, translated from the coding sequence ATGGGACAAAATGTCGCTCAGGAATGGCTAAATGCTGCACAAGATGATATCTTAGTGATAGAAGAGATCATCAGCAATCCACATTTAACTCATATGGTGGCATTCCATGCACAACAAGCTATCGAAAAGTGTCTCAAGGCTTATTTAGAAGCGAAAAAAATGGAAGTCCCTAAAATACATAAACTTGAAACTCTTTTCCAAAGAACTGATATACCCTATGACCAAGAGACAATAGAACTTTTAGACGCATTATACATAGAAGCTAGATATCCAGGAGATCTGGGACTATTGCCTACCGGAAAACCATCTTTGGAAGAAGCAAAAAGATTTTATCAGTATGCTAAAAATACCCTTCAAACAATTTCACAAAGGATTCATTCATGA
- a CDS encoding DUF190 domain-containing protein, translated as MKRYLGNRKVLKIYIDNDDRLDGKPLWEMLLKDAKEYGLAGATVYKAAAGMGAHSELHSFNVWSMSQTLPLIIECIDTEAKIRGFLTSIEPHLQEALVTLQDVEVLLYKHPKFEQ; from the coding sequence ATGAAGCGCTATCTTGGAAACAGAAAAGTACTGAAAATCTACATCGATAATGATGACAGACTTGACGGAAAGCCTTTATGGGAAATGCTCCTTAAAGATGCCAAAGAGTATGGCCTTGCCGGTGCCACGGTGTATAAAGCAGCAGCTGGAATGGGAGCACATAGTGAACTCCACTCTTTCAATGTCTGGAGTATGAGCCAAACTCTTCCGTTGATCATCGAATGTATCGATACAGAAGCGAAAATAAGAGGTTTTTTGACTTCGATAGAGCCTCATTTGCAAGAAGCACTCGTCACGCTGCAAGATGTAGAAGTGCTTCTTTATAAACATCCAAAGTTTGAGCAATGA
- the crcB gene encoding fluoride efflux transporter CrcB: MNFSVIFAVGIGGFFGAISRFLIATWMQKITHSLFPVGTLTVNVLGSFIIGFLYMYFEQSINPLYKAMLITGFLGALTTFSTFSLETFLMIQDGLWIRALLNILLNVTLTISSTFAAIILFKKIYGGL; encoded by the coding sequence ATGAACTTCTCAGTCATTTTTGCGGTGGGCATAGGAGGCTTTTTTGGAGCAATTTCCAGGTTTCTCATTGCCACCTGGATGCAAAAAATCACCCATTCTCTTTTTCCAGTTGGCACCCTTACTGTCAATGTTCTCGGAAGTTTTATCATCGGTTTTTTGTATATGTACTTTGAACAATCCATCAATCCGCTCTATAAAGCAATGCTCATCACTGGATTTTTAGGAGCACTAACAACATTTAGTACCTTTAGTTTAGAAACCTTTTTGATGATCCAAGATGGGCTATGGATTAGGGCTTTACTCAATATTCTTTTAAATGTAACATTGACAATATCAAGTACATTTGCTGCTATAATACTTTTCAAAAAAATATACGGAGGATTGTAA
- a CDS encoding amidoligase family protein, translating to MFQLPPIVKTSDGNIRRAGFEIEYTGLKPVQTAHIIQKLFDGKIEVIDEYETRIKETKFGNFSIYLDSIYLRKTSSHYLFKDFDLFKELIYSLSELVIPYEIVTPPIPFDKLRSMEELKESLRKNGALGTSASALYAFGMHINIETPSFEVVSILNILRSFVLLQDYIMQTIDVDLTRKLTWFIEPFDKEYIDLILDFAYNPSLEEFIQDYIFYNPTRNRALDLLPLLVYINPDIKKQLPEQKLDPRPAFHYRLPNSKVDEPNWSIAFEFNQWSLVENVAFEKQKLYDLMHEYWEFQHTPLWFITDLWIEKVRNWLAKNRLS from the coding sequence ATGTTTCAACTGCCTCCCATTGTAAAAACATCTGATGGAAATATCAGAAGAGCCGGGTTTGAGATTGAATATACCGGTCTCAAACCGGTCCAAACGGCACACATCATCCAAAAGCTTTTTGACGGTAAAATAGAGGTAATCGATGAATATGAAACCCGTATCAAAGAGACAAAATTTGGCAACTTTTCTATCTATCTCGATTCTATCTATTTGAGAAAAACAAGCAGTCACTATCTTTTCAAAGATTTCGATCTTTTCAAAGAGTTGATCTATTCCCTTTCAGAATTGGTCATTCCTTATGAAATTGTTACTCCTCCTATCCCTTTTGACAAGTTACGTTCTATGGAAGAGCTCAAAGAGTCTCTTCGAAAGAACGGGGCATTAGGAACGAGTGCCTCCGCACTCTATGCTTTTGGCATGCATATCAATATCGAAACACCCTCTTTTGAAGTGGTATCCATTTTAAACATTTTACGAAGTTTTGTTTTGCTTCAAGATTACATCATGCAAACAATCGATGTAGATCTGACCAGAAAACTTACCTGGTTTATCGAGCCGTTTGACAAAGAGTATATCGATCTTATTCTTGATTTTGCATACAATCCCTCTTTAGAAGAATTTATCCAAGATTACATCTTCTACAATCCTACAAGAAATAGAGCTTTGGATCTTTTGCCGCTGCTTGTATATATCAATCCTGATATCAAAAAGCAGCTTCCTGAACAAAAGCTGGATCCAAGACCCGCTTTTCACTACCGTTTGCCCAATTCAAAAGTAGATGAACCGAACTGGAGTATTGCATTTGAGTTCAATCAGTGGAGTCTTGTGGAAAATGTAGCATTTGAAAAACAAAAATTGTATGATCTGATGCACGAATATTGGGAGTTTCAACACACACCACTGTGGTTTATTACAGATCTATGGATTGAGAAAGTACGAAATTGGCTCGCAAAAAACAGATTGTCGTAA
- a CDS encoding gamma-glutamyl-gamma-aminobutyrate hydrolase family protein, which yields MARKKQIVVTGSRYKNRNSWLFIHFLLKLFHAKPIFIHPDSTLPKDFDALLIGGGTDICPKEYGLHQEWPCEEKRDKIELELFHQAFDKKLPIFGICRGMQLINVALGGSLHPNVEDLDLEYQHPYTPFPLQTITILPHTKLYSILQTSTIKANALHHQAINVLGKDLRIAAKDRNGIIQAIEHEKLPILGIQWHPEYLPYMHPHRKFFKYIVNTLK from the coding sequence TTGGCTCGCAAAAAACAGATTGTCGTAACAGGAAGCAGATATAAAAACCGAAACAGCTGGCTTTTTATCCATTTTTTACTCAAACTCTTCCATGCAAAACCAATCTTTATCCATCCAGATAGTACTCTACCAAAAGATTTCGATGCTCTATTGATTGGCGGCGGAACGGATATCTGCCCAAAAGAGTACGGCCTTCACCAAGAATGGCCATGTGAAGAAAAAAGAGACAAAATAGAACTGGAGCTGTTTCACCAGGCCTTTGATAAAAAGCTACCAATCTTTGGAATATGTAGAGGAATGCAACTCATCAATGTCGCGCTGGGAGGTTCGCTTCATCCAAATGTTGAGGACCTGGATCTAGAGTATCAACACCCTTATACACCATTTCCTTTACAAACTATCACGATACTTCCTCATACAAAACTCTATTCCATTCTACAAACCTCCACTATAAAAGCCAATGCTTTGCATCATCAGGCCATCAACGTCCTTGGCAAGGATCTTCGTATAGCTGCAAAAGATCGAAACGGCATCATCCAAGCAATTGAGCATGAAAAACTTCCGATTTTAGGAATACAGTGGCATCCAGAATATCTTCCTTATATGCATCCACATAGAAAGTTTTTTAAGTATATTGTTAATACTTTAAAATAA
- the serS gene encoding serine--tRNA ligase produces MIDLKALEKDFDTIAKRLQTKGVEEKVLAELKELFEEYKKEKTFLQELQTKQNSLSKMFGQYKREGKDINELKNELEINKGKIAAHQEVVRDLEEKLKNIALTIPNPPDPDVPVGEDEEDNVVLKKILEPKKFDFEPKEHWELGEKLGWIDFERGVKLAKSRFSVLKKEAARLERALINFMLDHNKEYGFEEVCVPFMANSATLLGTGQLPKFEEDLFKICDEDLYMIPTAEVPLTNLYRDEIIKDLEDPIKLTAYTPCFRKEAGSGGRDVRGMIRQHQFDKVELVAITRPEESDKVFEEMVECASSLLTKLGLPHRHVMLCTGDLGFSAAKTIDLEVWLPGQGKYREISSISNTRDFQARRAQIRFKDGKKNRLVHTLNGSSLAVGRTLIAIMENYQQKDGTIAVPKVLQAYL; encoded by the coding sequence TTGATCGATCTAAAAGCATTGGAAAAAGATTTTGACACGATTGCAAAAAGACTGCAGACAAAAGGTGTAGAAGAGAAAGTTTTGGCTGAACTCAAAGAACTTTTTGAAGAGTACAAAAAAGAAAAAACTTTCCTGCAAGAGCTTCAAACCAAACAAAACTCTCTTTCTAAAATGTTTGGCCAGTATAAAAGAGAGGGTAAAGATATCAATGAACTGAAAAATGAACTTGAGATCAATAAAGGCAAAATTGCAGCACATCAAGAAGTAGTAAGAGATCTTGAAGAAAAACTCAAAAATATCGCTCTTACCATACCAAATCCTCCCGATCCCGATGTTCCTGTTGGCGAAGATGAAGAGGACAATGTGGTTCTCAAAAAGATTCTTGAGCCAAAAAAATTTGATTTTGAACCAAAAGAGCACTGGGAGCTAGGTGAAAAGCTCGGATGGATCGATTTTGAAAGAGGCGTAAAACTTGCTAAAAGCCGCTTTAGCGTACTGAAAAAAGAGGCAGCTAGATTGGAGCGAGCCCTGATCAATTTCATGCTTGATCATAACAAAGAATATGGCTTTGAAGAGGTCTGCGTCCCTTTTATGGCAAACAGTGCAACCCTTCTTGGAACGGGCCAACTTCCGAAATTTGAAGAGGATCTTTTCAAAATTTGCGATGAAGATCTCTACATGATTCCAACAGCTGAGGTCCCGCTGACAAATCTCTATAGAGATGAGATCATCAAGGATTTGGAAGATCCTATCAAGCTCACAGCCTATACGCCATGTTTTCGAAAAGAGGCTGGAAGCGGCGGACGCGATGTGCGGGGAATGATACGTCAACACCAATTTGACAAAGTGGAACTCGTTGCCATAACAAGACCTGAAGAGAGCGACAAAGTCTTTGAGGAGATGGTAGAATGCGCAAGTAGTTTACTTACAAAACTTGGGCTTCCGCACCGCCATGTAATGCTTTGTACAGGTGATCTTGGTTTTAGCGCGGCCAAAACGATCGATCTTGAAGTGTGGCTACCAGGACAAGGAAAATATCGAGAAATCAGTTCTATCTCAAATACACGAGATTTTCAAGCTCGCCGGGCACAGATCCGTTTTAAAGATGGCAAAAAAAACAGACTCGTCCATACCCTCAACGGTTCAAGCCTTGCAGTTGGCCGGACACTCATCGCCATTATGGAAAATTATCAACAAAAAGATGGTACTATTGCAGTGCCAAAAGTTCTTCAAGCGTATCTATAG